From one Syngnathoides biaculeatus isolate LvHL_M chromosome 12, ASM1980259v1, whole genome shotgun sequence genomic stretch:
- the ctbp2a gene encoding C-terminal-binding protein 2a isoform X4 translates to MALTDKHKVKRQRLDKICEGIRPQIMNGPMHPRPLVALLDGRDCTVEMPILKDLATVAFCDAQSTQEIHEKVLSEAVGAMMYHTITLTREDLEKFKALRIIIRIGSGYDNIDIKAAAELGIAVCNIPSAAVEETADSTLCHILNLYRRNTWLYQALREGTRVQSVEQIREVASGAARIRGETLGLIGFGRAGQAVSMRAKAFGFNVIFYDPYLQDGLERSLGVQRVYTLQDLLYQSDCVSLHCNLNEHNHHLINDFTIKQMRQGAFLVNAARGGLVDEKALAQALKEGRIRGAALDVHESEPFSFSQGPLKDAPNLICTPHTAWYSEQASLEMREAAATEIRRAITGRIPDSLRNCVNKEFFITSAPWGVIEQPQPHPEINGAAYSRVNQTMVHAIATGGMQDKLYS, encoded by the exons GTATCCGGCCGCAGATCATGAACGGCCCCATGCACCCGCGTCCGCTGGTGGCGCTGCTGGATGGCCGTGACTGCACGGTGGAGATGCCCATCCTCAAGGACCTGGCAACCGTGGCCTTCTGCGACGCTCAGTCCACGCAGGAAATACACGAAAAG GTGCTGAGCGAGGCGGTGGGAGCCATGATGTATCACACCATCACGCTGACCCGGGAGGACCTGGAGAAGTTCAAGGCGCTGCGGATCATCATCCGCATCGGGAGCGGCTACGACAACATCGACATCAAGGCGGCCGCAGAGCTCG GTATCGCCGTGTGCAACATTCCGTCGGCGGCCGTGGAGGAGACGGCGGACTCGACGCTCTGTCACATTCTCAACCTGTACAGGAGGAACACCTGGCTGTACCAGGCTCTCCGGGAGGGCACGCGGGTCCAGAGCGTGGAGCAGATCCGGGAGGTGGCGTCGGGGGCGGCCAGGATCCGCGGAGAGACGCTCGGCCTGATCGGATTCG GTCGCGCGGGTCAGGCGGTGTCGATGCGGGCCAAGGCGTTCGGCTTCAACGTGATCTTCTACGACCCGTACCTGCAGGACGGGCTGGAGCGCTCGCTGGGCGTGCAGCGCGTCTACACGCTGCAGGACCTCCTCTACCAGAGCGACTGCGTCTCTCTGCACTGCAACCTGAACGAGCACAACCACCACCTCATCAACGACTTCACCATCAAGCAG ATGCGTCAGGGCGCGTTCCTGGTGAACGCGGCGAGGGGGGGCCTGGTGGACGAGAAGGCCTTGGCGCAGGCCCTCAAAGAAGGCAGGATACGCGGAGCCGCCTTGGACGTCCACGAGTCGGAACCGTTTAG cttttctcaAGGTCCCCTGAAGGACGCCCCCAACTTGATCTGCACGCCGCACACCGCCTGGTACAGCGAGCAGGCGTCGCTGGAGATGCGCGAGGCCGCCGCCACGGAGATCCGCCGGGCCATCACGG GCCGAATCCCCGACAGCCTGCGAAACTGCGTCAACAAAGAGTTCTTCATCACCTCGGCGCCCTGGGGGGTGATCGAGCAGCCGCAGCCTCACCCGGAGATCAACGGCGCCGCCTACAg CCGAGTGAACCAAACCATGGTACACGCCATAGCAACG